One Fontisphaera persica DNA window includes the following coding sequences:
- a CDS encoding MBL fold metallo-hydrolase: MTKPASKPGEPKRRRLPRSFKDLTPAQHFSPHKFFHEMVWKGWLTRRVGHHKPPVFPKLQPGQVALTWIGHASFLVQFTDVNLLIDPNFANWLFLLKRLKRAGLKIRDLPRVDFVLITHAHFDHFHKPSLRKLPATKVGIMPWGVGRLAEGLRFARILELEWWESFSKNELKITFVPARHWGARMLGDDHRGYGGFVIEHQGRSIYHAGDSAYFEGFTEIGRRCHPEIALLPIGAYYPESFRHVHMGPDDAVRVFKDLRAKLMIPMHYGTFKLSFESMDEPPRWLKELARDNGLSRHIKFLEEGVPEVF; the protein is encoded by the coding sequence ATGACCAAACCGGCTTCCAAGCCCGGCGAGCCCAAGCGGCGGCGGCTGCCCCGGTCCTTCAAGGACCTGACACCCGCCCAACACTTCAGCCCGCATAAATTTTTCCATGAGATGGTATGGAAAGGGTGGCTGACGCGGCGGGTGGGGCATCACAAACCGCCGGTTTTTCCCAAACTGCAGCCCGGGCAGGTGGCACTGACGTGGATTGGGCATGCGAGTTTCCTGGTGCAGTTTACGGATGTGAACCTGCTCATTGACCCGAATTTTGCCAACTGGCTCTTTCTGCTCAAGCGCTTGAAGCGGGCCGGGTTGAAAATTCGGGATTTGCCGCGGGTGGATTTTGTGCTGATTACGCACGCTCATTTTGACCATTTTCACAAGCCCAGCCTGCGCAAACTGCCGGCCACCAAGGTGGGCATCATGCCGTGGGGGGTGGGGCGCCTGGCGGAGGGGCTGCGTTTTGCCCGGATTCTGGAGCTGGAATGGTGGGAATCCTTCAGCAAAAACGAGCTGAAAATCACGTTCGTGCCGGCCCGGCATTGGGGGGCGCGGATGTTGGGCGATGACCACCGCGGTTACGGCGGCTTTGTCATTGAGCATCAGGGGCGCTCCATTTACCACGCGGGGGACAGCGCCTATTTCGAGGGTTTCACGGAAATTGGGCGGCGTTGTCACCCGGAAATCGCGCTGTTGCCCATCGGCGCGTATTACCCCGAGTCTTTCCGCCATGTGCACATGGGGCCGGATGACGCGGTGCGGGTGTTCAAGGATTTGCGGGCCAAACTGATGATCCCCATGCATTATGGCACCTTCAAACTTTCCTTTGAAAGCATGGACGAACCGCCCCGCTGGCTCAAGGAGCTGGCCCGCGATAACGGCCTGAGCCGCCATATCAAATTCCTGGAAGAAGGCGTGCCAGAGGTGTTTTAG
- a CDS encoding Rid family hydrolase, whose product MKKKNVRAKLPASGIYYSPGEQKERAALGLPPCSPAPRGLIKKLPKGRVPILKKAICAPGVLNEAPVYGSAFTRGLRLELPSHYIQLLISGTSSVGPHGETLYPGDFRAQLWRTYHNITELLESEGATWHDVVRTTCYLRDIDRDYAEFNRIRTEFYDALGLDPYPASTGIQAGICRSDLLIEIEAVAIIVP is encoded by the coding sequence ATGAAGAAAAAAAACGTTCGAGCCAAACTCCCCGCTTCAGGCATTTATTATAGTCCGGGAGAACAAAAAGAGCGCGCCGCCCTGGGGCTGCCGCCCTGTTCTCCCGCTCCGCGCGGGTTAATCAAGAAACTGCCCAAAGGCCGCGTGCCCATTCTGAAAAAGGCCATCTGTGCCCCCGGCGTGTTGAACGAGGCGCCGGTTTATGGCAGCGCGTTCACCCGCGGTTTGCGGCTCGAACTGCCCAGCCATTACATCCAGTTGCTCATCAGCGGCACCTCCAGCGTGGGACCCCATGGCGAGACCCTGTACCCGGGCGATTTCCGGGCGCAGCTCTGGCGCACCTACCACAACATCACCGAGCTGCTCGAAAGCGAGGGCGCCACGTGGCACGACGTGGTGCGCACCACCTGTTACTTGCGCGACATTGACCGTGATTACGCCGAGTTCAACCGCATCCGCACCGAGTTCTACGATGCCCTGGGACTGGACCCCTACCCTGCCAGCACCGGCATTCAGGCGGGCATCTGCCGCAGTGATTTGCTGATTGAGATTGAGGCGGTGGCCATCATTGTACCGTGA
- a CDS encoding ribonuclease H-like domain-containing protein, which translates to MATLVFDIETTALPVENFDEVQREYLFREADKLEDEAARAQKRAELEHLMSLYPLTAQVVCIAMLNAESLRGQVLFVAEDYEDDAEEAGPVEFVPFPDEAEMLNAFWDVAKHYDQIVTFNGRSFDIPFLYLRSALLNVPISRKDWLGYRFTAEPHCDLAEQLTFYGVSGRDGAARKFNLDFYCKAFGIESPKMQGVTGMDVPQLMAEGKQREVAEYCLRDVKATVQLYHLWKQRLAGIK; encoded by the coding sequence ATGGCCACTCTGGTTTTTGACATCGAAACCACGGCTTTGCCGGTGGAAAACTTTGACGAAGTCCAGCGCGAATACCTCTTCCGCGAAGCCGACAAACTGGAGGATGAAGCCGCGCGCGCCCAAAAACGGGCCGAGCTGGAGCATCTCATGAGTCTCTACCCGCTCACGGCGCAGGTGGTGTGCATCGCCATGCTCAATGCCGAGAGCCTCCGCGGCCAGGTCCTGTTTGTTGCCGAGGATTATGAGGATGACGCCGAGGAGGCGGGGCCGGTGGAATTTGTGCCCTTCCCCGACGAGGCGGAAATGCTGAACGCCTTTTGGGACGTGGCCAAACACTACGACCAAATTGTGACCTTCAACGGGCGTTCCTTCGACATTCCCTTTTTATACCTGCGTTCCGCGCTGCTCAATGTGCCCATCAGCCGCAAGGACTGGCTGGGGTATCGTTTCACGGCCGAGCCGCATTGCGACCTGGCCGAGCAGCTCACCTTCTACGGCGTCAGCGGCCGCGACGGCGCGGCGCGCAAGTTCAACCTGGATTTCTATTGCAAGGCCTTTGGCATCGAAAGCCCCAAAATGCAGGGCGTCACCGGCATGGACGTGCCCCAGCTCATGGCGGAAGGCAAACAACGCGAGGTGGCCGAGTATTGCCTGCGCGACGTCAAAGCCACCGTGCAGCTTTATCACCTCTGGAAACAGCGGCTGGCGGGCATCAAATAA
- the pseC gene encoding UDP-4-amino-4,6-dideoxy-N-acetyl-beta-L-altrosamine transaminase — MSNHPPIQIPYGHQFIDEADIAAVEAVLRSDYLTQGPAIERFERKVAEYCEARYAVAVSSATAALHLGALALGVKPGDQVYTSPITFVATANCARYCGGEPYWVDIDPATANMSAQNLEGRLTLGDMAEVPMRLIIPVHLAGQPCDMQAIHALAQRFNLSVMEDAAHALGARYRGRPVGCCQYSDLTVFSFHPVKIVTTGEGGVITTNRDDLYQRLLRLRNHGITRDPLYLKNPAHGPWYYEQIELGYNYRMTDIQAALGASQMDKLDQFVRRRRELADRYDQLLKGYPVTPLARSPHAESSWHLYIIRLNLKEIKKTHLQVFKDMRWQGIGVQLHYIPLFLHPYYRNPAIKEEESYKEATRYYAEAMTLPLYYGMTEQQQNRVVEALFQALWS; from the coding sequence ATGAGCAATCATCCTCCCATCCAAATCCCCTACGGCCATCAATTCATTGACGAGGCCGACATTGCGGCCGTGGAAGCGGTGTTGCGCTCAGACTACCTGACCCAGGGGCCGGCCATTGAACGCTTCGAGCGCAAGGTGGCCGAGTATTGCGAGGCGCGCTACGCCGTGGCCGTGTCCAGCGCCACGGCCGCCCTGCATCTGGGGGCCCTTGCGCTGGGGGTCAAGCCGGGCGACCAGGTTTACACCAGCCCCATCACCTTTGTGGCCACGGCCAATTGCGCGCGTTATTGCGGCGGCGAGCCGTACTGGGTGGATATTGACCCCGCCACCGCCAACATGAGCGCGCAGAACCTCGAAGGCCGGCTCACCCTGGGCGACATGGCGGAGGTCCCCATGCGTCTCATCATCCCCGTGCACCTGGCCGGCCAGCCGTGCGACATGCAGGCCATCCACGCCCTGGCGCAGCGATTTAACCTTTCCGTCATGGAGGACGCCGCCCACGCCCTGGGGGCGCGGTATCGTGGCCGTCCCGTGGGCTGCTGCCAATACTCTGACCTCACCGTGTTCAGTTTTCACCCCGTCAAAATCGTCACCACCGGCGAGGGCGGGGTCATCACCACCAACCGCGATGACCTCTACCAGCGGCTCCTCCGCCTGCGCAATCATGGCATCACCCGCGACCCCCTTTACCTGAAAAATCCGGCGCATGGGCCGTGGTACTACGAGCAAATCGAGCTGGGCTACAACTATCGCATGACCGACATCCAGGCGGCCCTGGGCGCCAGCCAAATGGACAAGCTCGACCAGTTTGTGCGCCGCCGCCGCGAGCTGGCCGACCGCTACGACCAATTACTCAAAGGTTATCCCGTGACCCCCCTGGCCCGCTCGCCGCACGCCGAAAGCTCCTGGCACCTGTACATCATCCGGCTGAATCTGAAGGAAATCAAAAAGACGCACTTGCAAGTTTTCAAGGACATGCGCTGGCAGGGCATTGGCGTGCAGTTGCATTACATTCCCCTGTTTTTGCATCCTTACTATCGCAACCCCGCCATCAAGGAGGAGGAATCTTACAAGGAAGCCACGCGGTATTATGCCGAGGCCATGACGCTGCCCCTTTATTACGGCATGACCGAGCAGCAACAGAACCGGGTGGTGGAGGCGCTTTTTCAGGCCCTCTGGTCCTAG
- a CDS encoding FumA C-terminus/TtdB family hydratase beta subunit, producing the protein MISLTTPLDEKAVRALKVGDEVAINGVLFTGRDAVHKYLHEGGALPPGLSLRGGIIYHCGPVVIKDEAGRWKVVAAGPTTSAREEPYQWQIMRDHGIRGVIGKGGMGPRTQAGCKEYGCVYLHAVGGAAQVLAERIVAVRNVYFMEKFGSPEAIWEIEVRDFPCVVTMDARGQSLHEAVFAESKARLESLLAAGSHEQR; encoded by the coding sequence ATGATTTCTTTGACGACTCCTCTGGATGAAAAAGCGGTGCGCGCCTTGAAGGTGGGCGATGAAGTGGCCATCAACGGCGTGCTCTTTACCGGGCGCGATGCGGTGCACAAATACCTGCATGAAGGCGGGGCTTTGCCGCCGGGGCTGAGCCTGCGCGGGGGCATCATTTACCATTGTGGGCCGGTGGTGATTAAGGACGAGGCGGGACGCTGGAAGGTGGTGGCGGCGGGGCCGACCACCAGCGCGCGGGAGGAGCCGTACCAATGGCAAATCATGCGCGACCACGGGATTCGCGGCGTTATTGGCAAGGGCGGCATGGGGCCGCGCACGCAGGCGGGATGCAAGGAATATGGCTGCGTGTATTTGCATGCCGTGGGCGGCGCGGCGCAGGTGCTGGCCGAGCGCATCGTGGCCGTGCGCAACGTGTATTTCATGGAAAAATTTGGCTCGCCCGAGGCCATTTGGGAGATTGAGGTGCGCGATTTCCCCTGTGTGGTGACGATGGACGCCCGGGGGCAATCCCTCCACGAGGCGGTGTTTGCCGAGAGCAAGGCGCGGCTGGAATCGCTGCTGGCGGCGGGCTCCCATGAGCAGCGCTGA
- a CDS encoding DNA topoisomerase IV subunit A: MAESKKRDPNQLDLGIPVPAAPDPQGHIVPAGVSPTPPATNGSPGQNKTQGNGNGNGAAHVQAEIEAAAVAHRPFDPKRVELPLHRRVDNNFLQYASYVIRDRAIPHLADGLKPVQRRILWAMHLGDDGRFTKVANVVGDTMKFHPHGDAAIGEALVVLANKRYLIEGQGNFGNLFTGDPAAAPRYIECRLTELARTELFNDDLTEFVPSYDGRNQEPVTLPSKLPLTLMLGTEGIAVGLSARILPHNFPELLQAQIAILKKQPFKLLPDFPTGGLMDARDYQDGKGSVKVRAKIKVKDESTVVIKEIPPTTTTESLIASIEDATRKGKLKVKSVTDFTSEEVEIEVKCPPGVTAEKLVDALYAFTDCEVTIASRIIVIKDNRPVEMTASEVLRENTAQLVDILRRELELKRGRLEEELHFRTLERIFIEERIYKKIEKCRTNEAVFAAVREGFEPFQAELARPLSEADIERLLGVRIRRISLFDIEQHRQEMARLKGELKETEKHLKNVVKYTIAHLEGLLEKYGPQYPRLTRSSRFDEVDTREAAFKAFKVAYDRESGYLGYKVAGEEYKTECTRFDRILMVFKDGHYKLIELPEKLFVGPDLVYAGLPERDRVFTLAYTTRDATYLKRFTFGGMILNKDYQCLPEKGKILFFEPDTPPELYIRYKPAPYQKVNQQTCNPAEVDVKGPKTRGRQISIKEVSSITSKPTRGWDPEAPTTKVVFA; encoded by the coding sequence ATGGCGGAATCAAAGAAGCGCGACCCCAACCAGTTGGATTTAGGCATTCCAGTGCCCGCAGCACCGGACCCGCAAGGGCATATTGTACCGGCCGGAGTTTCGCCGACCCCGCCGGCGACCAACGGCAGCCCTGGCCAGAATAAGACCCAGGGCAACGGCAATGGCAATGGCGCCGCCCATGTGCAGGCGGAGATTGAGGCCGCCGCCGTGGCGCATCGGCCCTTTGACCCCAAACGCGTGGAGTTGCCGCTGCACCGGCGGGTGGATAACAACTTTCTGCAATATGCCTCCTACGTCATCCGGGACCGCGCCATTCCGCACCTGGCCGATGGATTGAAGCCCGTGCAGCGGCGCATCCTCTGGGCCATGCACCTGGGCGATGACGGCCGCTTCACCAAGGTGGCCAATGTGGTGGGCGACACCATGAAGTTTCACCCGCACGGGGATGCAGCCATTGGGGAGGCGCTGGTGGTGCTGGCCAACAAGCGCTACCTCATCGAAGGCCAGGGGAACTTTGGCAATCTCTTCACTGGCGACCCCGCCGCCGCGCCGCGGTACATCGAATGCCGGCTGACCGAGCTGGCGCGCACGGAGTTGTTCAATGATGACCTCACCGAATTTGTGCCCAGTTACGATGGACGCAACCAGGAGCCGGTGACGCTGCCGTCCAAGCTGCCCCTGACCCTGATGTTGGGCACCGAAGGCATTGCGGTGGGGCTGTCGGCCCGCATTTTGCCGCACAATTTTCCCGAGTTGCTGCAGGCGCAAATTGCCATTCTGAAAAAGCAGCCGTTCAAGTTGCTGCCCGATTTTCCGACGGGCGGCTTGATGGATGCGCGGGATTATCAAGACGGCAAAGGCAGCGTCAAGGTGCGCGCCAAAATCAAAGTCAAAGATGAGTCCACCGTCGTCATCAAGGAAATCCCGCCCACCACCACCACGGAATCCCTGATAGCCTCAATTGAAGACGCCACCCGCAAGGGCAAGCTCAAAGTCAAGTCGGTGACGGATTTCACCTCCGAGGAGGTGGAAATCGAGGTGAAATGCCCGCCCGGCGTGACCGCGGAAAAATTGGTGGACGCCCTTTATGCCTTTACCGATTGCGAGGTGACGATTGCCAGCCGCATCATCGTCATCAAGGACAACCGCCCCGTGGAAATGACCGCCAGCGAGGTGTTGCGCGAGAACACCGCGCAACTGGTGGATATTTTGCGCCGCGAGCTGGAGCTGAAGCGGGGGCGGTTGGAGGAGGAGCTGCATTTTCGCACCCTCGAGCGCATTTTCATCGAGGAGCGCATCTACAAGAAAATTGAAAAATGCCGCACCAACGAGGCGGTCTTTGCGGCCGTGCGGGAGGGCTTTGAGCCGTTCCAGGCCGAGCTGGCGCGGCCCTTGAGCGAGGCCGACATCGAGCGCCTGCTGGGGGTGCGCATCCGGCGCATTTCACTCTTTGACATCGAACAACACCGGCAGGAAATGGCCCGCCTGAAGGGCGAACTCAAGGAGACCGAAAAGCACCTGAAAAATGTGGTCAAATACACCATCGCCCACCTGGAAGGGCTGCTGGAAAAATATGGCCCGCAGTATCCCCGCCTGACGCGCAGCAGCCGTTTTGATGAGGTGGACACGCGCGAGGCGGCCTTCAAGGCGTTCAAGGTGGCCTATGACCGCGAGTCCGGCTACCTGGGTTACAAGGTCGCCGGCGAGGAATACAAAACCGAGTGCACCCGCTTTGACCGCATCCTCATGGTCTTCAAGGACGGCCATTACAAGCTCATTGAACTGCCCGAGAAATTATTTGTGGGGCCGGATTTGGTCTATGCGGGCCTGCCGGAGCGGGACCGGGTCTTTACCCTGGCCTACACCACGCGCGATGCCACCTATCTCAAGCGTTTCACCTTTGGCGGCATGATACTGAACAAGGATTACCAATGCCTGCCGGAGAAGGGAAAAATCCTGTTCTTTGAGCCGGACACGCCGCCGGAATTGTACATTCGCTACAAACCGGCGCCGTATCAGAAGGTGAATCAACAAACCTGCAACCCTGCTGAGGTGGACGTCAAAGGGCCAAAGACGCGCGGGCGCCAGATTAGCATCAAGGAAGTCAGCTCCATCACCAGCAAGCCCACCCGCGGATGGGACCCTGAAGCGCCCACCACCAAAGTGGTGTTTGCCTGA
- a CDS encoding PEP-CTERM sorting domain-containing protein, with the protein MKKLIVMGMVALTCVSVWAQGQLTFINRDIANGIDAPIFDVDGTTKLAGSAYLADLYYGPVGSDPSTFTSLGLAIAFRTGAAAGYLPTTVVSVPGVAPGQEALFQIRAWRASDGTTWQAAYNAQGVASPIAAAQNPVVRVTVTGPPNAPAALVGLTSHRLIVVPEPSTILLGLAGLGGLLYLRRRKA; encoded by the coding sequence ATGAAAAAGCTAATCGTAATGGGAATGGTGGCACTGACGTGTGTTAGCGTATGGGCCCAAGGGCAGTTGACGTTTATCAACCGGGACATTGCCAATGGCATTGATGCCCCGATTTTTGACGTTGATGGGACGACCAAGCTTGCTGGTTCCGCCTATTTGGCGGACCTGTATTATGGTCCGGTTGGCTCTGACCCCTCTACTTTCACAAGTTTGGGATTGGCTATTGCATTCCGTACGGGAGCTGCAGCGGGCTACCTGCCTACTACCGTAGTTTCCGTACCGGGGGTGGCTCCTGGGCAGGAAGCATTGTTCCAAATCCGTGCTTGGCGCGCCTCTGATGGCACCACGTGGCAGGCGGCTTATAATGCCCAAGGCGTTGCCAGCCCGATTGCCGCTGCCCAAAACCCTGTGGTGCGCGTGACCGTGACTGGCCCGCCGAATGCTCCGGCTGCTCTGGTGGGGTTGACCTCTCACCGGCTGATTGTGGTGCCTGAGCCTTCGACCATTCTGTTGGGTCTGGCCGGGCTGGGCGGTTTGCTGTATCTGCGCCGCCGCAAGGCCTAA
- a CDS encoding fumarate hydratase, producing MNVLQESLLELIRRTSAEVPDDVHRAILAALEREKQGTIAASAMRIIEQNIELAQRKSQPLCQDTGSVLFYVDCPVGYDQLAFGEAAREAVKEATKKGYLRQNSVDAITGKNDGTNLGPGAPTLHFHQHRRPEVEVRLVLKGGGCENVGAQYSLPDEGIQANRDLEGCKRAVLDAVLQAQGKGCGPGVLGVCIGGDRATGYEYSKLQFLRKLDDRNPDPVLDKFEQDILRIANELGIGPMGFGGKTTLLGVKACAINRVPASYFVSVSYMCWAFRRQGVKLAEDGRIEQWLY from the coding sequence ATGAATGTATTGCAAGAGTCCTTGTTGGAATTGATTCGGCGCACCTCCGCCGAAGTGCCGGACGATGTGCACCGGGCCATCCTGGCGGCGCTGGAACGCGAGAAACAGGGCACCATTGCCGCCTCGGCCATGCGCATCATCGAGCAAAACATCGAGCTGGCCCAGCGCAAATCGCAGCCCCTCTGCCAGGATACCGGCAGCGTGTTGTTTTACGTGGATTGCCCGGTGGGCTATGACCAGTTGGCCTTTGGCGAGGCGGCGCGGGAGGCGGTGAAGGAGGCGACCAAAAAGGGCTATTTGCGGCAGAATTCGGTGGACGCCATCACCGGCAAGAACGATGGCACCAATCTCGGGCCGGGCGCGCCCACGCTGCATTTTCATCAACATCGCCGCCCCGAAGTGGAGGTGCGGCTGGTGCTCAAGGGTGGCGGCTGCGAGAATGTGGGCGCGCAATACTCGCTGCCCGATGAGGGCATCCAGGCCAACCGCGATTTGGAGGGCTGCAAACGGGCGGTGCTGGACGCCGTGCTGCAGGCGCAGGGCAAGGGCTGCGGCCCGGGCGTGCTGGGGGTTTGCATTGGGGGGGACCGCGCCACCGGCTATGAGTATTCCAAATTGCAGTTTTTACGCAAGCTGGACGACCGCAACCCGGACCCCGTGCTGGACAAGTTTGAGCAGGACATCCTGCGCATCGCCAACGAGCTGGGCATCGGCCCGATGGGTTTTGGGGGCAAAACCACCCTGCTGGGCGTCAAGGCCTGCGCCATCAACCGCGTGCCGGCCTCCTATTTTGTCAGCGTGAGCTACATGTGCTGGGCCTTCCGCCGGCAGGGCGTGAAACTGGCGGAAGACGGGCGAATTGAGCAATGGCTGTATTAA
- the pseB gene encoding UDP-N-acetylglucosamine 4,6-dehydratase (inverting): MNWHDSVVLITGGTGSFGRKFVEILLREHRPKKLIVFSRDELKQHEMQQLYPHGEDSPLRFFLGDVRDRERLERAFHGVDVVVHAAALKQVPACEYNPFEAILTNVMGAKNIIDAAIDQGVKKVLALSTDKAVNPVNLYGATKLCAEKLFIHGNAYAGESPVRFSCVRYGNVVGSRGSVIPLFRQQRARGRITLTDPRMTRFWITLEQGVRFVIRCVEEMHGGEVFIPKIPSMRITDLAAAIAPGCAVDTIGIRPGEKLHEVLLSEDEARHAVELPDKYVVLQPYVPGFEPRHWQHGAALPDGFRYASDTNAQWLSVPDLQRLAVE; this comes from the coding sequence ATGAATTGGCACGATAGCGTCGTTTTAATCACCGGGGGCACGGGTTCCTTTGGCCGCAAGTTCGTTGAGATTCTGCTGCGGGAGCATCGGCCCAAAAAGTTAATCGTCTTCAGCCGTGACGAGTTGAAGCAGCACGAGATGCAGCAGCTTTATCCCCACGGCGAGGATTCGCCCCTGCGGTTTTTCCTGGGAGATGTGCGGGACCGCGAGCGGCTGGAGCGGGCGTTTCACGGGGTGGACGTGGTGGTGCATGCGGCGGCGCTGAAGCAGGTGCCCGCGTGCGAGTACAACCCGTTTGAGGCCATTTTGACCAACGTGATGGGCGCCAAGAACATCATTGACGCCGCCATTGACCAGGGGGTCAAAAAAGTGCTCGCCCTCAGCACCGACAAGGCGGTGAATCCGGTCAACCTCTACGGCGCCACCAAATTGTGCGCGGAAAAATTGTTCATCCACGGCAATGCCTACGCCGGGGAGTCGCCGGTGCGATTCAGTTGTGTGCGCTACGGCAACGTGGTGGGCAGCCGCGGGAGTGTCATCCCCCTGTTTCGCCAGCAGCGCGCCCGGGGCCGGATTACCCTTACCGACCCCCGCATGACCCGCTTTTGGATTACTCTCGAACAGGGTGTGCGCTTCGTCATCCGCTGCGTGGAGGAAATGCACGGCGGCGAGGTGTTCATCCCAAAAATACCCAGCATGAGAATTACTGACCTGGCGGCGGCCATCGCCCCCGGCTGCGCCGTGGACACGATTGGCATCCGTCCCGGCGAAAAATTGCACGAGGTGCTCCTCAGCGAGGATGAGGCGCGCCATGCGGTGGAGCTGCCGGACAAATACGTGGTGCTGCAGCCCTACGTGCCGGGCTTTGAGCCGCGCCACTGGCAGCACGGCGCCGCTTTGCCGGACGGCTTCCGATACGCCAGCGACACCAACGCCCAATGGTTGAGCGTGCCGGACCTGCAGCGACTGGCCGTTGAATAG